The following are encoded together in the Nocardioides thalensis genome:
- a CDS encoding two pore domain potassium channel family protein, translated as MSDQTTASRRTLRTIAKHPSAVLLAAQLVVVLAYPFLEDSVAGRAVVGVFQMVVVLSAVAAVRNTPALVWVAVLLGGPAMLLSVAEAASPETDWIVLASAVFHVPFYFFVSYAMIRYLFHDDRVTRDELFATGAAFTVVAWGFAYLYAAAQVIWPSCFIGYSSPRAEDPLEWFELLYLSFTTLTSVGLSDVYPVNNHARSLVMIEQISGVFYVALVVARLIGLTRPGARPPMS; from the coding sequence GTGAGCGACCAGACGACGGCGTCGAGGAGGACGCTGCGCACCATCGCGAAGCACCCGTCCGCGGTGCTGCTCGCCGCCCAGCTCGTCGTCGTCCTCGCCTACCCGTTCCTCGAGGACTCCGTCGCCGGCCGGGCGGTGGTCGGCGTCTTCCAGATGGTCGTGGTGCTGTCCGCGGTGGCCGCCGTCCGCAACACCCCCGCCCTGGTGTGGGTCGCCGTCCTGCTCGGCGGGCCGGCGATGCTCCTCAGCGTCGCCGAGGCCGCCTCGCCCGAGACCGACTGGATCGTCCTGGCCTCGGCCGTCTTCCACGTGCCGTTCTACTTCTTCGTCTCCTACGCGATGATCCGGTACCTGTTCCACGACGACCGGGTCACGCGCGACGAGCTCTTCGCGACCGGGGCGGCGTTCACCGTCGTCGCGTGGGGGTTCGCCTACCTCTACGCCGCCGCGCAGGTGATCTGGCCGAGCTGCTTCATCGGCTACAGCTCCCCCCGAGCCGAGGACCCGCTGGAGTGGTTCGAGCTGCTCTACCTGTCGTTCACGACGCTCACCAGCGTCGGCCTCTCCGACGTCTATCCCGTCAACAACCACGCCCGGTCGCTGGTGATGATCGAGCAGATCAGCGGGGTGTTCTACGTCGCGCTGGTGGTGGCCCGCCTGATCGGGCTCACCCGGCCGGGAGCGCGGCCGCCCATGTCCTGA
- a CDS encoding MlaE family ABC transporter permease: MAVNAASVIRGPGELALMVVEVTKLIFTRPFQFREFLEQAWFVTSVTLMPTILVSIPFGAVISLQVGSLTGQLGAQSFAGATAVLATVREAAPMAAAMIIAGAAGSAICSDLGARKIREEIDAMEVLGINPLERLVAPRVVATMFVAVMINGIVITTGIGGGYFFTVIVQDGSAGAFLSSFTALASLPDLYIAMIKAALFGWLAAIVGSYKGLNAGGGPSGVGRAVNESVIVAFMLLFFLNAVITAIYFQVVPPVGL; the protein is encoded by the coding sequence TTGGCAGTGAATGCTGCATCGGTCATCCGCGGACCCGGCGAGCTGGCTCTCATGGTCGTCGAGGTCACGAAGCTGATCTTCACCCGGCCGTTCCAGTTCCGGGAGTTCCTCGAGCAGGCGTGGTTCGTCACCAGCGTGACGCTGATGCCGACGATCCTGGTGTCGATCCCGTTCGGAGCGGTGATCTCGCTGCAGGTCGGCAGCCTCACCGGCCAGCTCGGCGCCCAGTCGTTCGCCGGCGCGACCGCGGTGCTCGCCACCGTGCGTGAGGCGGCGCCGATGGCCGCCGCGATGATCATCGCCGGCGCCGCGGGATCGGCGATCTGCTCCGACCTGGGAGCGCGGAAGATCCGCGAGGAGATCGACGCGATGGAGGTGCTGGGCATCAACCCGCTCGAGCGCCTCGTCGCTCCACGGGTCGTCGCCACCATGTTCGTCGCGGTGATGATCAACGGCATCGTGATCACGACCGGCATCGGCGGTGGCTACTTCTTCACCGTGATCGTCCAGGACGGGTCTGCGGGCGCGTTCCTCTCCAGCTTCACCGCGCTCGCGTCGCTGCCCGACCTCTACATCGCGATGATCAAGGCCGCCCTGTTCGGGTGGCTCGCCGCGATCGTCGGCTCCTACAAGGGGCTCAACGCCGGCGGCGGCCCGAGCGGCGTCGGCCGCGCGGTCAACGAGTCCGTGATCGTCGCGTTCATGCTGCTGTTCTTCCTCAACGCGGTCATCACCGCGATCTACTTCCAGGTCGTCCCGCCGGTGGGTCTCTGA
- a CDS encoding MlaE family ABC transporter permease, which translates to MAAITEYASDAVQSGRRSLEQYGDQLLFYAKALAWAPRAVRRYQREIWNTLAEVAFGAGGLTLIAGSAGVIAFMAFFAGTEVGIQGYASLSQIGVAKFSAFISAYFNTREVAPLISAIALAATVGCGYTARLGAMRISEEIDALEVMGIPSLPFLVTTRMIAAFLAIIPLYIVALFASYLSPRLIVTYIYGQSPGTYDHYFLQFLPPIDMLWSFFKLAFLAVAVILIHCYYGYTASGGPAGVGRAVGKAIRTSIVTIVVADFFLSFAIWGSTTTVRITG; encoded by the coding sequence ATGGCAGCGATCACCGAGTACGCGTCAGACGCGGTCCAGTCCGGCCGCCGCTCGCTGGAGCAGTACGGCGACCAGTTGCTGTTCTACGCGAAGGCACTGGCCTGGGCACCCCGTGCCGTCCGGCGCTACCAGCGCGAGATCTGGAACACCCTGGCCGAGGTCGCCTTCGGCGCCGGTGGCCTGACGCTGATCGCGGGCTCGGCGGGCGTCATCGCGTTCATGGCCTTCTTCGCCGGCACCGAGGTCGGCATCCAGGGCTACGCGTCGCTGAGCCAGATCGGCGTCGCGAAGTTCAGCGCGTTCATCTCCGCCTACTTCAACACCCGGGAGGTCGCCCCGCTGATCTCCGCGATCGCGCTCGCGGCGACGGTCGGGTGCGGCTACACCGCCCGCCTCGGAGCGATGCGGATCTCCGAGGAGATCGACGCGCTCGAGGTGATGGGCATCCCGTCGCTCCCGTTCCTGGTCACGACCCGCATGATCGCCGCGTTCCTCGCGATCATCCCGCTCTACATCGTGGCGCTGTTCGCGTCGTACCTCTCGCCCCGGCTGATCGTCACCTACATCTACGGCCAGTCGCCCGGCACCTACGACCACTACTTCCTGCAGTTCCTGCCACCGATCGACATGCTCTGGTCGTTCTTCAAGCTGGCGTTCCTCGCGGTCGCGGTGATCCTGATCCACTGCTACTACGGCTACACCGCGTCCGGCGGCCCCGCCGGCGTGGGCCGGGCGGTGGGCAAGGCCATCCGCACCAGCATCGTGACGATCGTGGTCGCCGACTTCTTCCTGAGCTTCGCGATCTGGGGCTCGACGACGACGGTCAGGATCACGGGGTAA
- a CDS encoding MCE family protein, whose product MLVNVHHDSAREHNRLLVAGIAFLVVIGLLIWLSVAIYNKQFDRVTMVTVKADRAGLQLAKFGDVRINGALVGQVREVSQDGEEASIKLALEPDAAEQIPANVSVQILPTTLFGQKYVALVRPDSPSGTLSDGDVIPSDRVETNVELSRILANLFPLLRAVRPADLNATLSALATALDGRGDQIGTTMDQLGEYVEEIDSVLPTLREDLIALADVADAYDDAAPDLLAVLDNVTVTSRSIVDMRRELDVFFSDLAGLADVSARILRDNEQNLIQVGHYNQPVVQLLADYSPEFPCLIQGAAEYAPILSKTFEGGWVKQYIEFFTPQYRVFNESDAIEYGETGHGPWCLGLPKFKVPGDAYPLDNGSDIDEKPPKNLIPGFGVLPGDLLDLNLTSGFAGSEGDQQIVNALLASQNGTEPESYGALGSMLYGPLVRKGEEVDG is encoded by the coding sequence ATGCTCGTCAACGTCCACCACGACTCCGCCAGGGAGCACAACCGGCTCCTGGTGGCCGGCATCGCGTTCCTCGTCGTGATCGGCCTGCTCATCTGGCTCTCGGTCGCGATCTACAACAAGCAGTTCGACCGGGTCACCATGGTCACGGTCAAGGCGGACCGCGCCGGCCTCCAGCTCGCGAAGTTCGGCGACGTGCGGATCAACGGCGCACTCGTCGGGCAGGTGCGCGAGGTCTCCCAGGACGGGGAGGAGGCGTCGATCAAGCTCGCCCTCGAGCCGGACGCCGCGGAGCAGATCCCCGCGAACGTGTCGGTCCAGATCCTGCCGACCACCCTGTTCGGGCAGAAGTACGTCGCGCTCGTGCGTCCCGACTCGCCCTCCGGCACGCTCTCCGACGGCGACGTGATCCCGTCCGACCGGGTCGAGACCAACGTCGAGCTCAGCAGGATCCTCGCCAACCTCTTCCCGCTCCTCCGCGCCGTGCGTCCGGCCGACCTCAACGCCACCCTCAGCGCGCTCGCCACCGCGCTCGACGGTCGCGGCGACCAGATCGGCACGACCATGGACCAGCTCGGCGAGTACGTCGAGGAGATCGACTCCGTGCTGCCGACCCTGCGCGAGGACCTGATCGCGCTCGCCGACGTCGCCGACGCCTACGACGACGCCGCCCCCGACCTGCTCGCCGTGCTCGACAACGTGACCGTGACGAGCCGGTCGATCGTCGACATGAGGCGGGAGCTCGACGTCTTCTTCTCCGACCTCGCCGGGCTCGCCGACGTGAGCGCCCGGATCCTGCGCGACAACGAGCAGAACCTGATCCAGGTCGGCCACTACAACCAGCCCGTCGTCCAGCTGCTCGCCGACTACTCGCCCGAGTTCCCGTGCCTGATCCAGGGCGCCGCGGAGTACGCGCCGATCCTGTCGAAGACGTTCGAGGGCGGGTGGGTCAAGCAGTACATCGAGTTCTTCACGCCGCAGTACCGCGTGTTCAACGAGAGCGACGCGATCGAGTACGGCGAGACCGGGCACGGCCCGTGGTGCCTCGGCCTGCCGAAGTTCAAGGTGCCGGGCGACGCCTATCCGCTCGACAACGGGTCGGACATCGACGAGAAGCCGCCGAAGAACCTGATCCCGGGCTTCGGGGTCCTCCCGGGCGACCTGCTCGACCTCAACCTCACCAGCGGGTTCGCCGGGTCCGAGGGCGACCAGCAGATCGTCAACGCGCTGCTGGCCTCGCAGAACGGCACCGAGCCGGAGTCGTACGGCGCGCTGGGCTCGATGCTCTACGGCCCGCTGGTGCGCAAGGGCGAGGAGGTCGACGGATGA
- a CDS encoding MCE family protein encodes MSADFMKSVEKRDPTAKLRHRRNAVTMAAAIKLGIFTAISVLVTGVLTVIMGNIGLGDSKEYHAIFTSATSLEAGDDVRVAGVSVGEVSEVEHYDRTMARVTFTAESDLELTTETHAEIRFLNLIGDRYLALQEGEPGPLTETLEEDDTIEVSHTSPALDLTVLFDGFKPLFQALTPDQVNELSMNLVQVLQGEGGTVQGLLEHTASLTNTLANRDQLIGSVVTNLTETLGTVDERHEQLSTLVIELRDWMRDLAKDRETIGSSLDNISELTEVVADLLHRGRPLLKKDIAALHDLSKLLNKPGQTADIVDLLDRMPEMMSDQTRTGSYGSWYQYYICGATVQIKLPLVGEIPLIERIQDYITKFDMQSTAARCDRP; translated from the coding sequence ATGAGCGCCGACTTCATGAAGTCCGTCGAGAAGCGCGACCCGACCGCCAAGCTGCGCCACCGCCGCAACGCGGTGACGATGGCTGCCGCGATCAAGCTCGGCATCTTCACCGCGATCTCGGTGCTCGTCACCGGTGTCCTCACGGTGATCATGGGCAACATCGGGCTGGGCGACTCGAAGGAGTACCACGCGATCTTCACGAGCGCGACCTCGCTGGAGGCTGGCGACGACGTCCGGGTGGCGGGCGTCAGCGTCGGCGAGGTGTCCGAGGTCGAGCACTACGACCGCACGATGGCTCGGGTGACGTTCACGGCCGAGTCCGACCTCGAGCTGACGACCGAGACCCATGCGGAGATCCGGTTCCTCAACCTGATCGGCGACCGCTACCTCGCGCTCCAGGAGGGCGAGCCAGGCCCGCTCACCGAGACGCTCGAGGAGGACGACACCATCGAGGTGTCCCACACCAGCCCGGCACTCGACCTGACCGTCCTCTTCGACGGCTTCAAGCCGCTGTTCCAGGCCCTCACCCCCGACCAGGTCAACGAGCTGAGCATGAACCTGGTCCAGGTGCTCCAGGGTGAGGGCGGCACGGTGCAGGGCCTGCTCGAGCACACCGCCTCGCTCACCAACACGCTGGCCAACCGCGACCAGCTGATCGGTTCGGTCGTCACCAACCTCACCGAGACGCTCGGTACGGTCGACGAGCGGCACGAGCAGCTGAGCACGCTGGTGATCGAGCTGCGCGACTGGATGCGCGACCTCGCCAAGGACCGCGAGACGATCGGCTCCTCGCTCGACAACATCTCCGAGCTCACCGAGGTCGTCGCCGACCTCCTGCACCGCGGGCGCCCGCTGCTGAAGAAGGACATCGCCGCCCTGCACGACCTGTCCAAGCTGCTCAACAAGCCCGGCCAGACCGCCGACATCGTCGACCTGCTCGACCGGATGCCGGAGATGATGTCCGACCAGACCCGCACCGGCAGCTACGGCTCCTGGTACCAGTACTACATCTGCGGCGCGACCGTGCAGATCAAGCTGCCGCTCGTCGGTGAGATCCCGCTGATCGAGCGGATCCAGGACTACATCACCAAGTTCGACATGCAGTCGACCGCCGCAAGGTGTGACCGCCCATGA
- a CDS encoding MCE family protein, producing MSRGVSDARVLRLGAITLVVMAVISAATFNLSKFPGFRGTTYYAEFSDASGIHKGNIVQVGGIRVGRVTDVTLDDTKVLVKFEVDGDVEFGPETAASIEVYNLLGEKALELSPAGDGQLDSGGTIPLERTEAAYDIVGVFGDLTTTTEQIDTRQLSQALDVVAGTLDDAAPELRQTFNGLARLSRSISFRDEEIQALFKSTERVSDVLAARSDDIVELMKHSDLVFKEIRKRKAAVHRLLVGARTLAVELRGVAEDNERQIGPALQEVDELLGMLTARKDQLKALLTNLGPYVEILSNIIGTGPWFDAMAVNLATLPVEMEPNLPEFIAGLPEGFNE from the coding sequence ATGAGCAGGGGAGTGAGCGACGCCCGCGTCCTGCGGCTGGGTGCCATCACCCTGGTGGTGATGGCGGTGATCTCGGCCGCGACGTTCAACCTGTCCAAGTTCCCCGGCTTCCGCGGCACCACCTACTACGCCGAGTTCAGCGACGCCAGCGGCATCCACAAGGGCAACATCGTCCAGGTCGGTGGCATCCGCGTGGGCCGCGTCACCGACGTCACGCTCGACGACACCAAGGTGCTCGTGAAGTTCGAGGTCGACGGCGACGTCGAGTTCGGGCCGGAGACCGCGGCCTCCATCGAGGTCTACAACCTGCTCGGCGAGAAGGCCCTCGAGCTGAGCCCGGCGGGTGACGGCCAGCTCGACAGCGGCGGCACGATCCCGCTCGAGCGCACCGAGGCTGCCTACGACATCGTCGGGGTCTTCGGCGACCTGACGACGACCACCGAGCAGATCGACACCCGCCAGCTGTCCCAGGCGCTCGACGTCGTCGCCGGCACGCTCGACGACGCGGCGCCCGAGCTCCGCCAGACGTTCAACGGGCTCGCCCGGCTGTCGCGGTCGATCTCGTTCCGCGACGAGGAGATCCAGGCGCTGTTCAAGAGCACCGAGCGCGTCAGCGACGTGCTGGCCGCCCGCAGCGACGACATCGTCGAGCTGATGAAGCACAGCGACCTGGTCTTCAAGGAGATCCGCAAGCGGAAGGCGGCCGTCCACCGGCTCCTGGTCGGCGCGCGCACGCTCGCCGTCGAGCTCCGCGGCGTGGCCGAGGACAACGAGCGGCAGATCGGCCCCGCGCTGCAGGAGGTCGACGAGCTGCTCGGGATGCTGACCGCCCGGAAGGACCAGCTCAAGGCGCTGCTGACCAATCTCGGCCCGTACGTCGAGATCCTCAGCAACATCATCGGCACCGGACCCTGGTTCGACGCGATGGCGGTCAACCTCGCGACGCTGCCGGTCGAGATGGAGCCGAACCTGCCGGAGTTCATCGCCGGGCTGCCGGAGGGGTTCAACGAATGA